A DNA window from Catenulispora sp. MAP5-51 contains the following coding sequences:
- a CDS encoding AAA family ATPase: MIETADGSAADGSAADAGRDGRRRAPGDRLVGRDAELKAILGRVRQSQGDSRIVLVLGEEGIGRTRLLRAVAEQAAGEGVQVLSTQCWIAEKHVPFATLRRLLAGSPGEASHGSAQTPHRIRSVAAARALLSRMNGPHWTLIVVDDVQDGDQSSLTALCWLARHSSDHRVSVLFAARGDAVPPCLPSQTEILRLGPVGPRWAATLLDAQPGAPAGRRRLETLQQAAGNPAALLELCRGEEPADNRASVAAVLSDHARVGSGLRERIRRLPPQTRRALLYAAIAVPGEDISAVMAALGTDDLGVWAPAEAAGVITVVDGLIVFRHPLGRSVAASRQPVSDLHQAHRDLAAAGLDGSASQAWHTAAATLGTDNRVARKLGEAAWDGGDGFAAGRALEKAAGLAVGADRAILLAEALTAAAAVGDWDWVRALHEDFVRCNDDPVLGCAAACAVAATLSAASHQKEAFDLLLDASDNCPEMDSRLALAVAAVASGIADQSGLPEHHERIPKMLARAEAAGNTRPTGQRMMRPLESSQARSALTAYVMAVAQHSLATAILRRLDQPRFAAMTDPPDRVVRRLAVGSTAYYADEPDTCLEQFRRADEHLRSRSAFGMRAWLLAPLVDTLLATGRWIEASAVAESAEDEAAVIGASRVAGDMRALSATLRALRGQTVSDDACSAEDTGHVAAIDENGATRARLARARATAATAQADWGGAFRWLRSLFTLEGEPAHPHLSPRAVAELAVAAVRTGRQQEAAEILERVRAQLDRRPTTRMTLLMHHAAALVDPAVDPEQSFQLALVNPAGEQWPLERAQTRLSYALWLRRCRRVCEAREQLAAALETAEQLGAAALIDAIRGELRASGVAMAPDAEPVAALSGLTAQQRQIVQLAAGGLSNREIGEQLYLSPRTVGSHLYNVYPKLGISSRHQLRDLLEAR; the protein is encoded by the coding sequence ATGATCGAGACGGCAGACGGGTCGGCTGCAGACGGGTCGGCGGCAGACGCCGGTCGCGACGGACGACGTCGCGCACCCGGGGACCGCCTTGTGGGCCGCGATGCCGAACTGAAGGCGATTCTCGGCCGGGTTCGGCAGTCTCAAGGCGACTCCCGCATCGTTCTCGTGCTCGGTGAGGAAGGCATAGGCAGGACGCGACTCCTGCGGGCCGTCGCCGAGCAGGCCGCCGGCGAAGGCGTTCAGGTGCTGTCCACACAGTGCTGGATCGCCGAGAAGCACGTTCCGTTCGCCACCCTGCGCCGCTTGCTCGCCGGTTCCCCGGGAGAGGCGTCGCACGGCTCGGCCCAGACTCCGCATCGCATACGGAGCGTGGCGGCCGCGCGAGCGCTGCTGAGCCGGATGAACGGTCCGCATTGGACCCTGATCGTGGTCGACGACGTCCAAGACGGCGACCAGTCGTCCCTGACTGCCCTGTGCTGGTTGGCGCGGCACAGCTCGGATCACCGCGTGTCGGTGCTCTTCGCGGCGCGCGGTGATGCTGTCCCACCTTGCCTGCCCTCCCAGACGGAAATCCTGCGTCTGGGGCCGGTCGGCCCTCGGTGGGCCGCGACGCTGCTGGACGCGCAGCCCGGCGCGCCCGCCGGTCGGAGGCGGCTGGAGACACTCCAGCAGGCTGCGGGGAATCCGGCGGCGCTGCTGGAACTGTGCCGCGGCGAGGAGCCGGCCGACAATCGGGCTTCGGTTGCCGCGGTGCTGTCGGATCACGCGCGGGTCGGATCCGGACTCCGGGAACGGATCCGTCGACTGCCGCCGCAGACCCGACGCGCTCTGCTCTACGCGGCGATCGCGGTACCGGGCGAAGACATCTCGGCCGTCATGGCCGCGCTGGGTACCGACGATCTCGGCGTCTGGGCCCCGGCCGAGGCGGCCGGCGTCATCACGGTCGTGGACGGGCTCATCGTCTTCCGGCATCCGCTCGGCCGCAGCGTCGCGGCTTCTCGGCAGCCGGTATCGGATCTCCATCAGGCTCATCGGGACTTGGCCGCGGCCGGCCTCGACGGCTCCGCGTCGCAGGCATGGCATACGGCCGCCGCGACGCTGGGCACCGACAACCGAGTCGCGCGCAAGCTCGGCGAGGCGGCTTGGGACGGCGGTGACGGGTTCGCCGCCGGGCGCGCTCTGGAGAAGGCCGCAGGACTCGCCGTCGGTGCGGACCGTGCCATCCTGCTCGCCGAAGCCCTGACAGCCGCCGCCGCAGTAGGGGACTGGGACTGGGTGCGGGCGTTGCACGAGGATTTCGTCCGCTGCAACGATGATCCCGTCCTGGGATGCGCCGCGGCCTGCGCGGTGGCCGCGACGCTGTCGGCGGCTTCTCATCAGAAGGAGGCCTTCGACCTGCTCCTCGATGCTTCCGACAACTGCCCCGAGATGGACAGCCGACTGGCGCTCGCCGTGGCGGCGGTGGCATCCGGCATCGCCGACCAGTCCGGTCTGCCGGAGCATCACGAGCGGATCCCGAAAATGCTCGCCCGGGCAGAAGCGGCCGGGAACACAAGGCCTACCGGGCAACGGATGATGCGGCCACTCGAAAGCTCGCAAGCACGATCGGCACTCACCGCGTACGTGATGGCCGTGGCACAGCACAGCTTGGCCACCGCGATCCTCCGGCGACTCGACCAGCCGCGGTTCGCGGCCATGACCGATCCCCCGGACCGCGTCGTTCGCAGGCTCGCCGTGGGATCGACGGCCTATTACGCCGACGAACCCGACACCTGCCTGGAACAGTTCCGCCGCGCCGACGAGCACCTGCGTTCCCGTTCGGCGTTCGGAATGCGCGCCTGGCTGCTGGCACCGCTGGTGGACACCCTGCTGGCCACCGGCCGTTGGATCGAGGCCTCGGCGGTGGCCGAATCGGCTGAGGACGAGGCCGCGGTGATCGGGGCGAGCCGGGTCGCCGGCGACATGCGCGCGCTCAGCGCGACTCTGCGCGCACTGCGCGGGCAGACCGTGTCCGACGACGCTTGCTCCGCTGAGGACACCGGTCACGTCGCGGCCATCGACGAGAACGGCGCGACCCGGGCGCGACTGGCCCGGGCCCGCGCAACGGCCGCCACGGCGCAGGCGGACTGGGGCGGGGCCTTCCGATGGCTCCGCAGCCTGTTCACTCTCGAAGGTGAGCCTGCACATCCGCACTTGTCTCCACGCGCCGTCGCGGAACTCGCCGTCGCAGCTGTCCGGACAGGTCGGCAGCAGGAGGCCGCGGAAATACTGGAGCGGGTGCGGGCACAGCTCGACCGGCGGCCCACCACACGCATGACTCTCTTGATGCATCACGCCGCCGCCCTCGTCGATCCAGCCGTGGATCCGGAGCAGAGCTTTCAACTCGCGCTGGTGAATCCCGCCGGCGAGCAGTGGCCGCTGGAGCGTGCCCAGACACGCCTGAGCTACGCGCTGTGGCTGCGCCGCTGCCGCCGGGTCTGCGAGGCAAGGGAGCAACTGGCGGCCGCCTTGGAAACCGCCGAGCAACTCGGCGCCGCCGCGCTGATCGACGCGATCCGCGGCGAACTGCGCGCCAGCGGAGTGGCGATGGCTCCGGACGCCGAACCTGTCGCCGCGCTGTCCGGGCTGACCGCTCAGCAACGGCAGATAGTCCAGCTGGCCGCTGGCGGCCTGTCGAATCGTGAGATCGGTGAGCAGCTTTATCTTTCGCCCCGCACGGTGGGATCGCACTTGTACAACGTGTATCCCAAGCTCGGTATCAGCAGCCGACATCAGCTCCGCGATCTGTTGGAAGCGCGATAG
- a CDS encoding AAA family ATPase — protein MESRSFVEAGIDHQSAHPILGRDRELSWLARLVDAADGADDPKVLVLTGAPGVGKSTLVDWTAEQGRARRIGVLRVRGSEAEADLCFAAVHQLLRPLLPEAEGLPEKARAALRGAFGIDGAEAAVDPLQLRFAVAALLSQAAKRQALLLLIDDAQWVDRGSLDILSFLARRLDGEPTALLVASREESVPDRFDRDFPHLVAEPLDRAAASRLLDSQPEPPRGRLRAQILEQAAGNPLALIELARAVAETDGADLDRAETLPLTKRLEDLFAADLSALPPRTRRALLLVAAGATRWPDLLRADPELRTDRALEPAERVGLVRVEGGHLVLRHPLVRSAVYQRASFSERRSAHLALAAAFVDEPDRRAWNLAAAAVDQDETVASALADSADRARGRGGQAAAAAALERAAELTPDPETRARRLLAAAQSAMFAGYPQWVSDLAARADQITRDPVVRAHAAMSGGWALGVTLRHDDALALLLPAAERIAAVDPGLACGTLAVAATSVYNSGTSPHRSELLRIYDLLPEAGHSVASAWALAGTEPHTRRRQALELVDGAEAVLDRDSLADHITLGAAAWILDRTEAGARLLGLAMDQLRRAGASGTDATAAQALALARFEGGAWAAAHSNAEDAMRMAAEAGADNVTIGSRILLATLQALRGDHGAARSQALAAVQGVDLRASRSLHVRYRHALGLAAMVEGDHVAAYEQLRSTFTRDFVPAPIHYHASVYCLGDLAGAAVRVGRAEEVRAVLKATEAGLGPDRSPRVDAIMNRAAALLSETDSDIAERYFLAALEDPACTMWPFEHALVQLDFGEWLRRRRRTADARPRLGTALEIFERLDARPWSRRAASELRVAGGPTPAAQPEEAGPDARLTLQERQIAELAAQGLTNRDIAAQLYLSPRTVGYHLHKIFPKLGVRNRAQLRDALTELPPATD, from the coding sequence GTGGAATCGAGGAGCTTCGTGGAAGCCGGGATCGACCACCAGTCCGCGCACCCGATCCTGGGGCGTGACCGGGAGCTGTCATGGCTGGCGCGCCTGGTGGACGCCGCTGACGGCGCAGACGACCCGAAGGTCCTGGTTCTCACCGGGGCGCCCGGCGTCGGCAAGAGCACCTTGGTGGATTGGACGGCTGAGCAGGGGCGAGCGCGGAGAATAGGCGTGCTGCGGGTCCGCGGCAGCGAGGCAGAAGCCGACCTGTGTTTCGCGGCCGTCCACCAACTGCTGCGTCCACTGCTGCCCGAAGCCGAGGGGTTGCCCGAAAAGGCTCGCGCGGCACTGCGCGGCGCGTTCGGCATCGACGGGGCCGAGGCCGCCGTCGATCCGCTGCAGCTGCGTTTCGCCGTGGCCGCGCTGCTGTCCCAGGCGGCGAAGCGGCAGGCGCTGCTGCTCCTGATTGACGACGCCCAGTGGGTCGACCGAGGATCTCTCGACATCCTCTCCTTCCTCGCCCGGCGCCTGGACGGCGAACCGACCGCACTGTTGGTCGCCTCTCGCGAGGAATCGGTGCCGGACCGCTTCGACCGGGACTTCCCGCACCTGGTCGCCGAACCGCTCGACCGGGCTGCCGCCAGCCGGCTCTTGGACTCCCAGCCCGAACCGCCGCGGGGACGGCTGCGAGCGCAGATCCTGGAGCAGGCCGCGGGCAACCCGCTGGCGCTGATCGAGTTGGCCCGGGCGGTCGCGGAAACCGACGGGGCAGACCTCGACCGCGCCGAGACTTTGCCGTTGACGAAGCGCCTGGAGGACTTGTTCGCCGCCGACCTGTCGGCGCTGCCGCCGCGGACACGCAGAGCACTGCTTCTCGTCGCTGCCGGCGCCACCCGGTGGCCCGATCTGCTGCGCGCCGATCCGGAACTCCGAACAGATCGGGCGTTGGAGCCCGCTGAACGTGTCGGTCTGGTGCGAGTCGAAGGCGGACACCTGGTTCTGCGGCACCCGCTTGTCCGCTCGGCCGTCTATCAGCGTGCTTCGTTCAGCGAGCGCCGATCGGCACACCTCGCGCTGGCGGCGGCCTTCGTCGACGAGCCCGACCGCCGCGCCTGGAACCTGGCCGCGGCAGCCGTGGACCAGGACGAGACGGTCGCGTCCGCGCTGGCCGACAGCGCCGATCGCGCCCGCGGCCGGGGCGGCCAGGCGGCGGCGGCGGCCGCCCTGGAACGGGCGGCGGAGCTCACCCCGGATCCTGAGACGCGCGCACGGCGTCTGCTGGCCGCAGCCCAGTCCGCCATGTTCGCCGGTTATCCGCAGTGGGTCAGCGACCTGGCCGCGCGAGCCGATCAGATCACGCGGGATCCAGTGGTGCGGGCGCACGCCGCGATGTCGGGCGGGTGGGCACTGGGCGTCACGCTCCGCCACGACGACGCGCTGGCCCTGCTGCTCCCCGCCGCCGAGCGAATCGCGGCCGTCGACCCCGGCTTGGCCTGCGGAACGCTGGCGGTAGCGGCGACGTCCGTCTACAACTCCGGTACCTCGCCCCACCGGTCCGAACTGCTCCGTATCTATGACCTGTTGCCGGAAGCGGGCCATTCGGTTGCCAGCGCGTGGGCATTGGCCGGAACCGAACCCCATACCCGTCGCCGTCAGGCCCTGGAACTGGTCGACGGTGCCGAAGCTGTTCTGGACCGGGATTCACTGGCGGACCACATCACGCTCGGGGCCGCCGCGTGGATCCTGGACCGGACCGAGGCCGGAGCGCGCCTGCTCGGCCTGGCCATGGACCAGCTGCGGCGGGCCGGCGCCAGCGGCACGGACGCGACCGCCGCCCAGGCACTGGCCCTGGCACGATTCGAAGGCGGCGCGTGGGCCGCGGCGCACAGCAATGCCGAAGACGCGATGCGGATGGCCGCCGAGGCCGGAGCTGACAACGTCACCATCGGCTCGCGCATTCTGCTGGCCACTCTCCAGGCACTGCGCGGCGACCATGGCGCCGCTCGCTCCCAGGCGCTCGCCGCGGTCCAGGGCGTCGATCTGCGCGCGTCCCGAAGCCTGCACGTGCGGTACCGCCACGCCCTGGGACTTGCCGCCATGGTCGAGGGCGACCACGTCGCCGCCTACGAGCAGCTTCGCAGCACCTTCACTCGCGATTTCGTGCCCGCGCCGATCCACTACCACGCCTCGGTGTACTGCCTCGGAGATCTTGCCGGGGCCGCGGTCCGCGTCGGCCGGGCCGAGGAGGTGCGCGCCGTTCTGAAGGCGACCGAAGCGGGGCTTGGGCCCGACAGGTCGCCGCGGGTGGATGCGATCATGAATCGCGCGGCCGCGCTGCTGAGCGAGACGGACTCCGACATCGCCGAGCGTTATTTCCTGGCGGCGCTGGAAGACCCGGCCTGCACCATGTGGCCTTTCGAGCACGCCCTGGTCCAGCTCGATTTCGGGGAATGGCTACGGCGGCGGCGGCGAACCGCCGATGCCCGGCCACGGCTGGGCACGGCCCTGGAGATCTTCGAGCGGCTCGACGCCCGGCCGTGGTCACGACGTGCCGCGTCCGAGCTGCGGGTCGCGGGCGGTCCCACGCCCGCCGCCCAGCCCGAGGAAGCGGGCCCGGATGCACGCCTGACCCTGCAGGAAAGGCAGATCGCCGAGTTGGCGGCGCAGGGGCTCACCAACCGCGACATCGCGGCCCAGCTCTACCTGTCGCCGCGCACCGTCGGGTACCACTTGCACAAGATCTTCCCCAAGCTGGGCGTCCGGAACCGGGCCCAGCTGCGGGACGCTCTCACCGAGCTGCCGCCGGCGACCGATTAG
- a CDS encoding MFS transporter produces MPGWLVALFAVSTGATVANLYYAQPLLSTLAESFKVSTATAGALVTVTQIGYVLGMLFLVPLGDRVEKRRLVTILLAVTALVMTAAGAATGYAMLLAASLISGATSVVAQILVPFAASLAPDHARGRIIGRVMAGLLTGILLSRTVSSLVAGAAGWRCVYLGSAILTALLAVALRLILPRHPATTDLSYHQVLRSTARLVRSHPALLRRGLYQAAVFGSFSAFWTTVSFLLTGPRFHYTTTGVGLFALVGAAGVVVAPVAGRWGDRGLASPMTGAALLLGTLASALTGIGAHNIVLLALAAILLDIAVQTTLILGQHVVYQLDPAARARLNSVYIATFFAGGAAGSQLGTILYRAGGWAAVAWLSAALPLAGLLYWMTERPLARGSGTRRIFTWPSSSRTAGCATCSSGAPPPQTGAGAQRR; encoded by the coding sequence ATGCCGGGCTGGCTCGTCGCGTTGTTCGCCGTCTCAACCGGCGCGACGGTCGCAAACCTCTACTACGCACAGCCACTGCTGTCCACACTGGCCGAGTCGTTCAAGGTCAGCACCGCCACGGCGGGGGCGCTGGTGACGGTCACCCAGATCGGCTACGTGCTCGGCATGCTGTTCCTGGTCCCGTTGGGCGACCGGGTGGAGAAGCGGCGCCTGGTCACCATCCTGCTCGCCGTCACCGCCCTGGTCATGACCGCTGCCGGCGCGGCGACCGGCTACGCGATGCTCCTGGCCGCCTCCCTGATCAGCGGCGCGACATCGGTCGTCGCCCAGATCCTGGTGCCGTTCGCCGCAAGCCTGGCGCCGGACCACGCCCGCGGACGGATCATCGGCCGGGTCATGGCCGGCCTGCTCACCGGCATCCTGCTCTCACGCACCGTCAGCAGCCTCGTCGCCGGAGCCGCCGGATGGCGCTGCGTGTATCTGGGATCAGCGATTCTGACCGCACTACTCGCCGTCGCCTTGCGCCTGATCCTGCCGCGGCACCCGGCCACCACAGACCTGTCCTACCACCAGGTGCTGCGCTCGACGGCGCGGCTGGTCCGCTCACATCCCGCCCTTCTGCGCCGCGGGTTGTACCAAGCCGCGGTCTTCGGATCGTTCAGCGCCTTCTGGACGACGGTGTCCTTCCTGCTCACTGGCCCCCGCTTCCACTACACGACGACTGGCGTAGGGCTGTTCGCTTTGGTCGGCGCGGCGGGCGTGGTCGTGGCTCCCGTGGCCGGCCGCTGGGGAGACCGTGGACTGGCCAGCCCCATGACCGGGGCGGCGCTCCTCCTCGGAACCCTCGCCTCGGCGCTGACCGGCATCGGCGCACACAACATCGTGCTACTCGCCCTGGCGGCGATCCTTCTGGACATCGCCGTCCAGACCACGCTGATCCTCGGCCAGCACGTCGTCTACCAACTCGACCCCGCCGCCCGCGCCCGGCTGAACAGCGTATACATCGCCACGTTCTTCGCCGGAGGCGCAGCAGGATCGCAGCTCGGAACAATCCTGTACCGCGCCGGAGGTTGGGCCGCGGTCGCCTGGCTGAGTGCGGCGCTGCCGCTGGCTGGGCTGCTCTACTGGATGACCGAGCGCCCCTTGGCCCGCGGGAGTGGCACGAGGCGTATCTTCACCTGGCCGAGCTCGTCCCGCACGGCGGGGTGCGCTACCTGCTCATCCGGCGCACCGCCACCGCAGACCGGGGCCGGAGCCCAGCGGCGGTAG
- a CDS encoding helix-turn-helix domain-containing protein, whose translation MPALQDSPVESREFSDRAALTRRRVLTTRSVPERESLEFWHDAVLATLVGMDISAEKNVYDATMWTDRLGDLQITVVECDPGMVHRSSRFIAHGDDNQVFVALQSTGSALVEQDGRSTELKFGDIGFFETNRPFRTRYPERFRMKIFAVPRSVLGVRDEDLRKLTARALRPTHGVTALLSPFMDQLADYSARYDTATAGRLARSMAGLLAATAADHLDLKSADLPGADDVLLLRIKAFIRWHLSDPDLSPQVIARAHGISVRYLHKLFGGEGTSVGRWIRDLRLRECRAELATSRAGAVSVGQVARRWGFSGTAHFGRVFRSVYGVSPSDWLQQLDDPVAIGATS comes from the coding sequence ATGCCAGCACTCCAGGACTCCCCCGTAGAAAGCCGTGAGTTCTCCGATCGCGCCGCACTCACCCGGCGCCGTGTGCTGACCACCCGCTCGGTGCCAGAACGCGAGAGCTTGGAGTTCTGGCACGATGCCGTCCTGGCGACCCTGGTCGGCATGGACATCAGCGCTGAGAAGAACGTCTACGACGCCACCATGTGGACGGACCGCCTGGGCGACCTGCAGATCACTGTCGTCGAGTGCGACCCGGGCATGGTGCACCGCAGTTCCCGCTTCATCGCCCACGGCGACGACAACCAGGTCTTCGTGGCCCTACAGAGCACCGGTTCGGCGCTGGTCGAGCAGGACGGCCGGAGTACCGAACTGAAATTCGGCGATATCGGGTTCTTCGAGACCAACCGTCCGTTCCGTACCCGGTATCCCGAACGGTTCCGCATGAAGATCTTCGCCGTCCCGCGCAGCGTTCTCGGTGTGCGGGACGAGGATCTCAGGAAGCTGACCGCTCGCGCCCTGCGTCCCACCCACGGAGTCACGGCCTTGTTGTCACCGTTCATGGATCAACTGGCCGACTATTCGGCGCGGTACGACACCGCCACCGCCGGCCGGCTCGCCCGGAGCATGGCCGGTCTGCTCGCCGCCACGGCGGCGGATCACCTGGATCTGAAGTCGGCCGACCTGCCGGGCGCTGACGACGTGCTGCTGTTGCGTATCAAGGCCTTCATCCGTTGGCACCTGTCTGATCCTGACCTCAGCCCGCAGGTCATCGCACGTGCGCACGGCATCTCCGTACGTTATCTGCACAAGCTGTTCGGGGGCGAGGGTACGAGCGTGGGCAGGTGGATTCGCGACCTGCGGCTGCGTGAGTGTCGCGCCGAGTTGGCCACGAGCCGAGCGGGAGCCGTGAGCGTCGGACAGGTCGCCCGCCGCTGGGGGTTTTCCGGCACCGCCCATTTCGGCCGGGTATTCCGCAGTGTCTACGGTGTCTCCCCGTCGGATTGGCTTCAGCAGCTCGACGACCCGGTCGCGATCGGGGCGACGTCGTGA
- a CDS encoding alpha/beta fold hydrolase has protein sequence MAATTPTVVLVHGAFADAGSWSGVIAELQAAGVPVIAPPNPLRGLAADSAYVSAVAAQIDGPVVLVGHSYGGAVITVAGQAENVVGLVYVAAYVLEEGESLGELQGRFPASPLVENLKEWTYPVPGGDPAVEVSITAEAFPSVFAADVAEEVTKVLAVAQRPLAADAFAEKASAAAWKTKPAWALVAGADHAINPEVERFGAERAGATVVEAEGASHAVALSQPKTVAEVILQAVRTAG, from the coding sequence ATGGCCGCGACTACACCCACCGTCGTGCTTGTCCACGGCGCGTTCGCCGACGCCGGCAGCTGGTCCGGCGTCATCGCCGAGCTTCAGGCAGCCGGCGTGCCAGTGATCGCCCCGCCGAACCCGCTGCGCGGGCTTGCTGCCGACTCCGCTTACGTGTCGGCCGTCGCAGCCCAGATCGACGGGCCGGTCGTGCTCGTCGGCCACTCCTACGGCGGCGCCGTCATCACCGTCGCCGGCCAGGCCGAGAACGTCGTCGGACTCGTCTACGTGGCGGCCTACGTCCTGGAAGAGGGCGAAAGCCTCGGCGAGCTGCAGGGCCGGTTCCCGGCCAGCCCGCTGGTGGAGAACCTGAAGGAATGGACGTATCCGGTGCCCGGCGGCGACCCGGCCGTCGAGGTCAGCATCACGGCCGAGGCCTTCCCGTCGGTCTTCGCCGCCGACGTCGCCGAAGAAGTGACGAAGGTTCTCGCCGTGGCGCAGCGCCCGCTCGCCGCCGACGCCTTCGCCGAGAAGGCCTCAGCCGCCGCCTGGAAGACCAAGCCGGCCTGGGCGCTCGTCGCCGGCGCGGACCACGCCATCAACCCCGAGGTGGAGCGCTTCGGGGCGGAGCGCGCCGGCGCCACCGTGGTCGAGGCCGAAGGCGCGTCACACGCCGTCGCGCTCTCGCAGCCGAAGACCGTCGCCGAGGTGATCCTTCAGGCGGTGCGCACCGCCGGCTGA
- a CDS encoding alpha/beta hydrolase, producing MELFPRDDADALPSSTVVLDPVVEQLISASAAPPSLDDLGPELGRQALQEAQADCVEDFDVEAEFRVAPVGPSDLVGFWIFRPRGMSAPSPTLFYVHGGRWMLGDAQTHVRLVSELVKGSGTTAVVPEYSRTPEARYPVALEECYALLSWITDQQDALGLDTGRLAVSGDCAGATLATVLTMLAKTRGGPRITAQLLYYPLVDARCDSASQKRFATGYLLTRRALRRYWREYLHGTGGWDEPTATPLRANLDDLTGLPPALIITAEADIARDEGELYARRLREAGVRATSVRFLGTVHDFVSLKALRDSPPSRAALQHGCEFLKAALT from the coding sequence ATGGAGTTATTCCCCCGCGACGACGCCGACGCCCTGCCATCGTCCACGGTAGTGCTCGATCCGGTGGTGGAGCAGCTCATCTCAGCATCCGCCGCGCCGCCGTCCCTGGACGACCTGGGGCCGGAGCTGGGTCGGCAGGCGCTGCAGGAAGCCCAGGCCGACTGCGTCGAGGATTTCGACGTCGAAGCGGAGTTCCGCGTCGCGCCGGTCGGCCCCTCCGATCTCGTAGGGTTCTGGATCTTCCGGCCGAGGGGCATGTCAGCGCCCTCGCCGACGTTGTTCTACGTCCACGGCGGGCGGTGGATGCTCGGCGATGCGCAGACCCACGTGCGACTGGTCAGCGAACTGGTCAAGGGCTCGGGGACGACGGCCGTCGTGCCGGAATACAGCCGGACACCCGAAGCCCGCTATCCGGTGGCGCTGGAAGAGTGCTACGCGCTGCTGAGCTGGATCACCGACCAGCAAGACGCATTGGGCTTGGACACCGGACGCCTCGCGGTGTCCGGCGACTGCGCCGGCGCGACGCTGGCGACCGTGCTCACCATGCTGGCGAAGACGCGCGGCGGCCCGCGAATCACAGCGCAGCTGCTGTACTACCCGCTCGTCGACGCCCGCTGCGACTCCGCGTCGCAGAAGCGATTCGCGACAGGCTACCTCCTGACCCGGCGGGCACTGCGCCGGTACTGGCGGGAGTATCTGCACGGAACCGGCGGCTGGGACGAGCCCACGGCCACGCCCTTGCGCGCGAACCTCGACGACCTGACCGGTCTGCCGCCCGCCCTGATCATCACGGCGGAGGCCGACATCGCCAGGGACGAGGGCGAGCTTTACGCTCGGCGGCTGCGGGAAGCCGGGGTGCGGGCGACCTCGGTGCGGTTCCTGGGAACGGTGCACGATTTCGTGTCACTGAAGGCGTTGCGGGACAGCCCACCCAGCCGGGCCGCGCTTCAGCACGGGTGCGAGTTCCTCAAGGCTGCGCTTACTTAA